The following are encoded together in the Strongyloides ratti genome assembly S_ratti_ED321, chromosome : 2 genome:
- a CDS encoding 26S proteasome non-ATPase regulatory subunit 7, with translation MAPFNSNDEKAQKIECPKDENTTKLIPKKPVGDREFDFEKKCPFKKVTVHPLVLLSVVDHFTRISKVQKVKRVVGVLLGSSGPGKTLDIANSFAVPFDEDDNGTWFVDVDYLESMFHMFYKVAAKEKIVGWYHTGPKLCKNDIAINELLMKYTPNPVLVIIQAQPSSSGLPTEAYYQCHENHNDGSLPTKTFEHVSSEIAAEEAEEVGVEHLLRDIKDQTAGTLTQRLNHQLAGLAGLEKYLGDICKYLENVNSGKLPKNDQINYMIQEALNLLPNVHTPSFIESQNISCNDQYMCIYMGSLVRSVIALHNLIDNKISLQKAEKDVMNLHETQKVEDKKEEKTDSKAKGK, from the exons atggCTCCATTTAATAGCAACGATGAAAAAGCTCAAAAAATTGAATGTCCTAAGGATGAAAATACTACAAAATTAATTCCTAAGAAACCTGTTGGAGATAGAGAATttgattttgaaaaaaaatgtccatttaaaaag gtTACAGTGCATCCATTAGTTTTACTTAGTGTTGTTGATCATTTCACAAGAATAAGTAAAGTCCAAAAAGTTAAAAGAGTTGTAGGAGTTCTTCTTGGAAGTAGTGGTCCAGGAAAAACGTTAGATATAGCAAATAGTTTTGCTGTACCATTTGATGAAGATGACAATGGCACTTGGTTTGTTGATGTAGATTATTTGGAATCAATGTTTCACATGTTTTATAAGGTAGCtgcaaaagaaaaaattgttgGCTGGTATCACACAGGTCCAAAACTttgtaaaaatgatattgCTATTAACGAATTGCTAATGAAATACACACCTAATCCTGTTCTTGTTATTATTCAAGCTCAACCATCTTCATCAGGTCTTCCAACAGAGGCATATTATCAATGTCATGAAAATCACAATGACGGGTCTCTACCAACAAAAACGTTTGAGCATGTATCAAGTGAAATTGCTGCTGAAGAAGCTGAAGAAGTCGGTGTTGAACATTTATTGAGAGATATTAAAGATCAAACAGCTGGTACTTTAACTCAAAGACTAAATCATCAACTTGCTGGTTTGGCTGGATTAGAAAAATATCTTGGTgatatttgtaaatatttggAAAACGTCAATTCTGGTAAACTTCCAAAGAATGATCAAATTAACTACATGATTCAAGAggcattaaatttattacctAATGTTCATACTCCATCATTTATAGAAAGTCAAAATATTTCATGTAATGATCAATACATGTGCATCTACATGGGTTCTCTTGTTCGTTCTGTTATTGCTTTGCATAATTTGATTGATAACAAA ATTTCATTGCAAAAAGCAGAGAAAGATGTTATGAATCTACATGAAACACAAAAAGTTGAAGATAAGAAAGAGGAGAAGACTGATAGTAAAGCAAAaggaaaataa